In the genome of Nonomuraea sp. NBC_00507, the window CAGTCATCCAGGGGCTGGGGGTGTGGAACGAGTACCTCATGGCGCTCGTTCTGTTCGACGACAACTCGCTCATGCCCGTCCAGCGCGGTCTGACCGCCTTCACCTCCGCCGAGACGCCACAGCAGCAGATCCTCCTGGCCGCCACCACCATCTCGATCGTGCCGGTTGTGATCTTCTACCTCATGGCGCAGCGTCACATCGTGAAGGGCATCGGCGCCGGCGCGATCAAGTAAACAGCGCCGCCGACGCCGGCCGATCAGCGCGCCGGGCCGAGGCGGGACCAGCTCCGCTCGTCGGACCACTGTGAGGCCGGATCGATGTAGGCACGCAGCAACTCACCGAGTTCCGTGTCGCCACGGTCGCGAAGTTCGTCGGCCGCGAGCCTCCGAGCGACTCCGGCCAGCACATCGGCCACCTGGACCCGCGGATCCGTACGCGAGTCCACCTGCCTGAACCAGAGGCGGCGCTCCGATGGCAGGAGTTGGTGTTCGAGCCGCCGGACGCGCCGCTCGGTCAGGGCGGACTGCTCGTCGTGCACGATCGACACGTCGCTCGCGCCGCCGCGGCTCCAATGGAGAATGGTCCTGGCACGCGACTGCCTCCGTCGAGTTTCGCGAGCGTCTCGACCAGATCGACGAACGCATCCACGGGCTCACGCACGTTCCGGGGCCTCTTCGTCCGGAGGACGGCATTGGCCGCCACCAGGAAAGCTTGCCACCGATCACGGCCGAACGTGCCGGGACCTTCACGGCTGAGCGTGGCCGCCAGCCCGGTGAGCCGCCGATCGGCGACCACACCGGCGCTCGCCGCCTCCGCGGACTGCCCGAGGACGAAGTCGAGGAGTCTGCCGACGACGAAATAGGCCTTCTCGGTGAGATGGACGAAGGCATTGCCATGGATGGGCCCGGCCGGGCCGAGCAAACTCGTCAACGTGGACCGATCCGCGCGGAGCACATGCGACGCCTTGTGCACCTGCCTCACGTGCCCGTCGCGACCGCCGAGCTCGCGAGGGCACTCCGCGGCCTCGCCGACGCTCAGCCGGACACTGGCGTACGCGATGACGTCCGAGTTTCCGGCCACGAGGTTGGCGCCCTCCCAGCCCGACTCGTCGCAGGCGATCTCGCGAGCCGGCGTGATGGTGGGATGTGGCGTCTCCACGCTGGCATGATCGACCCTCGATCCCCGCTCCCGCCACCGGATTTTCACCCGTTCCGACGCGGCCTCCAAGGGTGGTACCAGCTGTCCTCCCGCCGGACCGTCTCTGGTTACCGGCTCGGCCGACAGCCAATCTCGTTCACATGAGCATGACCTTCTCCCACGACCATGTCGGCATCAGCGTGACGCCCGAGGATCTCGACACCACCCTCCAGTGGTACGCGACCAAGCTCGGTTTCGTCCTTGACCAGCGGTTTGAATCCCACGGAACGACGTTCGTCTTCATCGTCAACGGAGACGTCACGATCGAGCTGCTCGCGGGCGCCTCGAACCGCCGTGAGGCGCCCACCCGCGACATTCTCACGAGCATGGACCCGGAGCGCCTGCACCATTTCTGCCTCGCCGTCGAGGATCTCGACGCGACCGTGTCCCAGTTGCGCGACCGCGACGTGCCGCTGATCGGCGGGCCCATGGACGTGCCCGCGATCGGTCAGCGCATCGCCTTCATCACCGACAACCTGGGCAACATCATCGAGCTCACCGAGCCCGGCACCCTGCCCGCGACGATAACGGTCCGATGAAGGTCGGTGGTGTTTGCGGCCTGCGCCCGGCGTCGGTTCGTCGGTTTCGCCACGGTTCGGCACAATGGCTGATGTGCGAGTCGGATTGCTCGGGCCGTTTGAGGTCCGGAACGGTGATGGGGCCGTGGTGGAGGTTCCTGGGATTCGACTGCGCGCATTGCTTGCCGCACTCGCCCTCGAACCCGGCCGGATCGTCACGCGTGCGAGGCTGGTGGACTGGATCTGGGGGCAACGGCCGCCCGCGGACGAAGTGAATGCCCTGCAGGCGTTGGTGTCCAGGCTGCGCAGGGTGTTGCCGGACGGTGTGATCGAGGCGGACTCCGGCGGCTACCGCCTGGCCGTGGCTCCTGATGCCGTGGACGTGAGCCGGTTCGAGCACCTGGTCGGTCAGGCCCGGACCGCCGAGCCGGCGGCGCGGGCGGATCTGCTGCGTGAGGGCCTGGCGTTGTGGCGCGGTAAGGCCATGGCGGACGTCGTGCTGCAGGACAGCGAGGCGTTCGACGCCGCGGTCGCGCGGCTGGACGAGCTCCACGTCGCCGCGCTCGGGGATCGGGTGGAGGCGGACATTCGCCTTGGCCGCGGCTCGGAGCTGGTCTCCGAGCTGACCGAGCTGGTCGCCACGTATCCGCTGCGTGAGGGGTTCGTGGCGGCCCTGATGCGAGCGCTCGCCGAATCGGGGCGTGGGAACGAGGCGTTGACCCTCTACCAGCGGACGCGCGAGCTGCTCGCCGATGAGTTGGGCGCCGATCCATCGGCCGAGCTCTCCGCGCTGCACACCGCGTTGCTCCGGGGCGAGCTGGGCGAGCGGGCGGACAGGGGCAGGACCAACCTGCGTGCCGAGCTGACGAGCTTCGTCGGCAAGGACGCTGACATCGCCGCGGTCGGCGGTCTGTCCCTCAACTACCGGCTGGT includes:
- a CDS encoding VOC family protein; the encoded protein is MSMTFSHDHVGISVTPEDLDTTLQWYATKLGFVLDQRFESHGTTFVFIVNGDVTIELLAGASNRREAPTRDILTSMDPERLHHFCLAVEDLDATVSQLRDRDVPLIGGPMDVPAIGQRIAFITDNLGNIIELTEPGTLPATITVR